A part of Escherichia marmotae genomic DNA contains:
- the gloB gene encoding hydroxyacylglutathione hydrolase — MNLNSISAFDDNYIWVLSDEAGRCLIVDPGEAEPVLKAISDNNWQPVAIFLTHHHHDHVGGVKELVEKYPQIVVYGPEETQDKGTTQVVKDGDTAFVLGHEFSVIATPGHTLGHICYFSNPYLFCGDTLFSGGCGRIFEGTPPQMYQSLKKLSELPDDTLVCCAHEYTLSNMKFALSILPHDLSINDYYRKVKELRAKNQITLPVILKNERQINVFLRTEDIDLINVINKETLLQQPEERFAWLRSKKDRF, encoded by the coding sequence ATGAATCTTAACAGTATTTCCGCCTTTGATGACAATTACATCTGGGTTTTGTCTGATGAAGCAGGTCGTTGCCTGATTGTCGATCCGGGAGAGGCAGAACCTGTATTAAAGGCGATTTCAGATAACAACTGGCAACCAGTAGCGATTTTCCTCACTCACCATCACCACGATCACGTTGGCGGTGTAAAAGAACTGGTAGAAAAGTATCCGCAAATTGTGGTGTATGGACCCGAAGAGACACAAGATAAGGGAACAACGCAGGTAGTCAAAGATGGCGATACTGCCTTCGTTTTAGGGCATGAATTTAGTGTAATTGCTACACCAGGTCACACTTTAGGACATATCTGTTACTTCAGTAATCCTTATCTATTTTGCGGCGATACTTTGTTTTCTGGAGGATGCGGGAGGATATTTGAAGGTACTCCACCACAGATGTATCAATCACTTAAAAAACTAAGTGAACTTCCTGATGATACATTGGTGTGTTGTGCTCATGAATATACTTTATCAAATATGAAGTTTGCCTTGAGTATTCTTCCGCACGATTTGTCCATAAATGATTATTATCGTAAAGTTAAGGAGTTACGGGCAAAAAATCAAATAACACTCCCCGTAATTCTGAAAAATGAGCGACAAATTAATGTTTTTTTGAGAACAGAAGATATTGATTTAATTAATGTAATTAATAAAGAAACATTATTGCAACAACCTGAAGAGCGTTTTGCATGGTTAAGGTCAAAGAAAGATAGGTTCTGA
- the rnhA gene encoding ribonuclease HI, which translates to MLKQVEIFTDGSCLGNPGPGGYGAILRYRGREKTFSAGYTRTTNNRMELMAAIVALEALKEHCEVILSTDSQYVRQGITQWIHNWKKRGWKTADKKPVKNVDLWQRLDAALGQHQIKWEWVKGHAGHPENERCDELARTAAMNPTLEDTGYQAEV; encoded by the coding sequence ATGCTTAAACAGGTAGAAATTTTCACCGATGGTTCATGTCTGGGTAATCCCGGGCCGGGTGGTTATGGCGCTATTTTACGCTATCGCGGACGCGAAAAAACCTTTAGCGCAGGCTACACCCGCACCACCAACAACCGTATGGAGTTGATGGCTGCTATTGTCGCGCTGGAAGCGTTAAAAGAACATTGCGAAGTCATTTTGAGTACCGACAGCCAGTATGTCCGCCAGGGGATCACCCAGTGGATCCATAACTGGAAAAAACGGGGCTGGAAAACCGCAGACAAAAAACCGGTAAAAAATGTCGATCTCTGGCAACGTCTCGATGCCGCGTTGGGTCAGCATCAAATCAAATGGGAATGGGTTAAAGGCCATGCCGGGCATCCGGAAAACGAACGTTGCGATGAACTGGCTCGCACAGCAGCGATGAATCCCACGCTGGAAGATACGGGCTATCAAGCCGAAGTTTAA
- the dnaQ gene encoding DNA polymerase III subunit epsilon — protein MSTAITRQIVLDTETTGMNQIGAHYEGHKIIEIGAVEVVNRRLTGNNFHVYLKPDRLVDPEAFGVHGIADEFLLDKPTFADVADEFMDYIRGAELVIHNAAFDIGFMDYEFSLLKRDIPKTNTFCKVTDSLAVARKMFPGKRNSLDALCARYEIDNSKRTLHGALLDAQILAEVYLAMTGGQTSMAFAMEGETQQQQGEATIQRIVRQASKLRVVFATDEELAAHEARLDLVQKKGGSCLWRA, from the coding sequence ATGAGCACTGCAATTACACGCCAGATCGTTCTCGATACCGAAACCACCGGTATGAACCAGATTGGCGCGCACTATGAAGGCCACAAGATTATTGAGATTGGTGCCGTTGAAGTGGTGAACCGTCGTCTGACGGGCAATAACTTCCACGTTTATCTGAAGCCCGATCGGCTGGTAGACCCGGAAGCCTTTGGCGTACACGGTATTGCCGATGAATTTTTGCTTGATAAGCCCACGTTTGCCGACGTAGCTGATGAGTTTATGGACTATATCCGCGGCGCGGAGCTGGTGATCCATAACGCAGCGTTCGATATCGGCTTTATGGACTACGAGTTTTCGCTGCTCAAGCGCGATATTCCAAAGACCAATACCTTCTGTAAGGTAACCGATAGCCTTGCGGTAGCGAGGAAAATGTTTCCTGGCAAGCGCAACAGCCTCGATGCGTTATGCGCTCGCTATGAAATAGATAACAGTAAGCGTACGCTGCACGGGGCATTACTCGATGCTCAGATCCTGGCGGAAGTTTATCTGGCGATGACCGGTGGTCAAACGTCGATGGCTTTTGCGATGGAAGGAGAGACACAGCAGCAACAAGGCGAAGCGACAATTCAGCGTATTGTGCGCCAGGCAAGTAAGTTACGCGTTGTTTTTGCGACAGATGAAGAGCTTGCAGCGCATGAAGCCCGTCTTGATCTGGTGCAGAAGAAGGGCGGAAGCTGCCTCTGGCGGGCATAA
- the tssG gene encoding type VI secretion system baseplate subunit TssG, with product MSGNFTQAQETPWRYGFLNLMRRVDVQLCTIPAGGTWQPRMEKFRLGQTPALTFAPREIASVSWQEGRLNISLYSLGLWGPNGPLPLHYTELAHNRTESRRDPTLTRFSDLFHHRWLTQFYQAWRSAQSAGGGLDNPQHDRFAFYIASLSGQDLRECADSPLPDHVRLAASAHLVRESRNPDGLAATLAHYFGVPFRVQEYVLHWIAVANDEITRLGIPAPSSVIGNGALIGQAVPDMQYKFRLVIGSLTLEDYQRFLPGGNNLPVLTELVRAFTGFEYCWEIELQLKPHTAPPVVTGGPYQLGWTAWAGKAMHDNPVTGMIFEPEHYLAY from the coding sequence ATGAGCGGCAATTTCACGCAGGCGCAGGAAACTCCCTGGCGTTACGGTTTTCTGAACCTGATGCGTCGCGTTGATGTGCAGTTGTGCACCATCCCGGCTGGCGGCACATGGCAACCGAGGATGGAAAAATTTCGCCTGGGACAAACACCTGCGCTGACCTTTGCACCAAGGGAAATCGCCAGTGTGAGCTGGCAGGAAGGACGACTGAACATCAGCCTTTACAGCCTCGGGCTGTGGGGGCCGAACGGCCCGCTACCGCTGCACTACACAGAACTGGCACATAACCGGACCGAAAGCCGCCGCGATCCGACACTAACTCGTTTTTCCGATCTTTTTCATCACCGCTGGCTGACGCAATTTTACCAGGCATGGCGCAGCGCTCAGTCCGCCGGGGGCGGTCTGGATAATCCGCAACATGACCGCTTTGCCTTTTATATCGCCAGTCTCAGCGGACAGGATTTGCGGGAATGCGCCGACAGCCCGTTGCCGGATCACGTTCGCCTTGCGGCATCGGCTCATCTGGTGCGTGAATCCCGCAATCCGGACGGACTGGCAGCCACGCTGGCGCACTATTTCGGCGTGCCATTCCGGGTACAGGAGTACGTTTTGCACTGGATAGCCGTAGCAAATGACGAGATCACCCGACTGGGCATTCCTGCCCCCTCTTCCGTTATTGGCAACGGCGCACTCATAGGACAGGCCGTACCGGACATGCAGTATAAGTTTCGGCTGGTCATTGGTTCGCTGACACTAGAGGATTACCAACGTTTTCTGCCTGGCGGCAATAATTTGCCGGTGCTGACGGAACTGGTTCGCGCCTTCACCGGTTTTGAATACTGCTGGGAAATTGAGCTACAGCTTAAACCACACACTGCACCTCCGGTTGTTACAGGCGGCCCATACCAGCTTGGCTGGACTGCCTGGGCTGGAAAGGCCATGCATGATAACCCGGTGACGGGCATGATTTTCGAACCTGAACACTATCTGGCGTACTGA
- the tssE gene encoding type VI secretion system baseplate subunit TssE, which yields MSDFRLRHSNHLMPTLFDRLCDDAPQQKRDHDISVSPVQLREIIRRDLSFLLNTVSHEDNIDAARYPQAAASVLNYGLPPLAGSFLYEHKWDDIRRAILRTIIRFEPRLKASTLQIIPLQDERRQSGHNTLQFEIRGEILTQPYPTAFRVRSVLDMEQSHITFF from the coding sequence ATGAGCGACTTTCGCCTGCGCCATAGCAACCACCTGATGCCTACATTGTTTGATCGACTGTGTGACGATGCTCCACAGCAGAAGCGCGACCACGATATCAGCGTCAGTCCGGTACAGCTCAGGGAGATCATCCGTAGGGATTTGTCATTTTTGCTCAACACGGTCAGTCATGAAGATAATATTGATGCCGCGCGTTACCCGCAGGCTGCGGCTTCCGTACTGAACTACGGTCTGCCGCCGCTGGCTGGCAGCTTTCTGTATGAACACAAATGGGACGATATCCGCAGGGCCATTTTACGTACCATCATTCGGTTTGAACCCCGCCTGAAAGCATCCACTCTGCAAATCATCCCGCTCCAGGATGAGCGCCGCCAGAGCGGTCATAACACATTACAGTTTGAAATTCGCGGCGAAATCCTCACGCAGCCGTACCCTACAGCATTTCGGGTACGCAGCGTGCTGGATATGGAACAGAGCCACATTACATTTTTTTAA
- the tssF gene encoding type VI secretion system baseplate subunit TssF yields the protein MDPRLLEYYNRELSYLRETGAEFAARHPKVAARLGMHGTDIADPYVERMVEAFSFLTARTQLKIDAEFPRFTQRLLEVVSPNYVTPTPSMSVAQLHPDPEEGDLAKGFTVPRSTAFFSAIPEGESTACQFRSSQDVTLWPLAIEEARLTAAPPDMPALHRYLPANIHVAGALRITLRTFGELTFSQLAGLDRLPLYLCGEERTASHLFELLHTSAIATLVGVPGHFDGMLDVNLKQPVMYEGLEPDQGLLPLAWNVFHGHNLLHEYFACPERFYFFTPTGLSAGLQKIHGGVAEIVILLNRLPPDWLSHQTDAPQLSLFCTPVVNLFPRVTARIDVTHSTTEQHLVVDRTHPLDYEVFSVQEVEGLETDTTRKIAFRPLYHTRNNDEGNHGRYFSLRREPRRLSENARRYGTRTPYTGSEVFLSLVDQYEAPYPENLRHITITAMITNRDLPCLITRNGRNDLTVDAAIPVAGVGLIRPPRPPQPPLAEREMAWRLIRQLSFNYLPLADLDHRTGGQALRDLLSLFIPAHDSPLSRQVRSLVGCKTTPVTRRLPGSGLLVYGRGVSCELTVDEEGFSGISPYLFGLVLEHYIARHVSINTFSQMTLHSMQRGRIMTWPVRAGQRGSI from the coding sequence ATGGATCCACGGCTACTGGAATACTACAACCGCGAACTGAGCTATCTGCGGGAAACGGGAGCCGAATTTGCCGCCCGTCATCCTAAAGTCGCCGCCCGGCTGGGTATGCATGGAACGGATATTGCCGATCCGTATGTAGAAAGGATGGTCGAGGCCTTCAGCTTCCTGACCGCCCGCACGCAGCTTAAAATTGATGCTGAATTCCCCCGATTCACCCAGCGTCTGTTGGAGGTCGTCAGCCCTAATTACGTTACCCCCACGCCCTCAATGAGTGTGGCGCAACTCCATCCCGACCCGGAAGAAGGTGATCTGGCAAAGGGGTTCACCGTACCGCGCAGCACTGCCTTTTTTTCCGCCATCCCGGAAGGTGAAAGCACCGCCTGTCAGTTTCGCAGCAGCCAGGATGTGACACTGTGGCCACTTGCCATCGAAGAAGCACGTCTGACCGCCGCACCGCCAGATATGCCCGCCCTGCACCGCTACCTGCCTGCTAACATTCACGTTGCTGGCGCGCTGCGTATTACCTTGCGCACCTTCGGTGAACTGACTTTCAGCCAGCTTGCCGGGCTGGACAGGCTGCCGCTTTATCTCTGCGGCGAGGAACGCACGGCCTCACACCTGTTCGAACTGCTGCATACCAGCGCTATCGCCACACTGGTTGGCGTTCCGGGCCATTTTGACGGCATGTTGGATGTGAACCTGAAACAGCCCGTCATGTATGAGGGTCTGGAGCCGGATCAGGGACTACTGCCGCTGGCGTGGAACGTATTCCACGGCCATAACCTGTTGCATGAATATTTCGCCTGCCCGGAGCGATTTTATTTTTTCACACCAACGGGACTGTCTGCCGGGCTACAGAAAATTCACGGCGGCGTGGCGGAAATCGTCATTTTGCTGAACCGCCTGCCGCCGGACTGGCTTAGCCACCAGACGGATGCCCCACAGCTCAGTCTATTCTGTACCCCGGTTGTCAACCTGTTCCCCCGAGTCACCGCCCGGATCGACGTCACGCACAGCACGACGGAGCAGCATCTGGTAGTAGACAGAACCCATCCACTGGATTATGAGGTGTTCTCGGTTCAGGAAGTGGAAGGGCTGGAAACTGACACCACACGGAAGATAGCCTTTCGCCCGCTCTACCACACGCGCAATAACGATGAAGGCAACCACGGGCGTTATTTTTCCCTGCGCCGGGAACCGCGCCGCTTATCAGAAAACGCCCGCCGTTACGGCACCCGAACCCCCTATACGGGTTCGGAAGTGTTCCTGTCACTGGTTGATCAGTATGAAGCGCCGTACCCGGAAAATCTGCGCCATATCACCATCACGGCCATGATAACCAACCGCGATCTCCCCTGTCTTATTACACGCAATGGCCGGAACGACCTGACCGTGGATGCGGCAATCCCGGTGGCGGGCGTCGGGCTTATCCGTCCACCGCGACCGCCGCAGCCCCCGCTGGCTGAACGTGAAATGGCCTGGCGGTTGATCCGCCAGTTATCTTTTAATTATCTGCCACTGGCCGATCTGGATCACCGCACCGGCGGCCAGGCGTTGCGCGATCTGCTGAGCCTGTTTATTCCGGCGCATGACAGTCCGCTGTCGCGTCAGGTGCGTAGTCTGGTTGGCTGCAAAACGACACCGGTCACACGTCGTCTGCCAGGTTCCGGTTTGCTGGTCTATGGTCGAGGCGTCAGTTGTGAACTGACCGTGGATGAAGAAGGCTTCTCGGGTATCAGTCCATATCTGTTCGGTCTGGTGCTGGAGCATTATATCGCCCGTCATGTTTCCATTAACACCTTCTCGCAAATGACGCTACACAGCATGCAGCGCGGCAGAATTATGACCTGGCCGGTCAGGGCTGGACAGCGGGGAAGCATATGA
- a CDS encoding ImpA family type VI secretion system protein: METSLADPVSAECPCGPDLEYDPEYLLLFTRATPREEAQYGDFVSTPETINWAELERDARRLLTRSKDIRILVVLLRCRIQQAGARGLAEAFTLLEMLCATYPDTIHPQLLATEDITAEDATVARSNALSALLDHEGVMADIRGIMLSNNAAMRLQVRDVERSLSASRPTDALAPESVRQQLADLEAQGALPLDAFRQASETTERLQCHARATLNDHAPDFSRLTQLLALLPGAVQSTTPEIPPQPQAEQPENAAIDHTEQIQAEHVVPPVHTAVGISPLPGAEPRQIRDRNDALERLRVIRRWFEHSEPSSPTIPLLRQAERLIGKRFSEVINEIPAELLEKWDALE, from the coding sequence ATGGAAACATCTCTGGCTGACCCTGTTTCGGCTGAATGCCCATGTGGCCCGGATCTGGAGTACGATCCTGAATACCTACTGCTGTTCACCCGCGCAACGCCGCGTGAAGAAGCGCAATACGGCGATTTTGTCAGTACGCCGGAAACCATTAACTGGGCGGAGCTTGAGCGGGATGCCCGCCGCCTGCTGACGCGCAGTAAAGATATCCGTATTCTGGTTGTCCTGCTGCGCTGCCGTATCCAGCAGGCCGGTGCCAGAGGGCTGGCGGAGGCATTTACCTTACTGGAAATGCTGTGCGCCACGTACCCGGACACCATCCATCCACAACTGCTCGCGACTGAAGATATCACCGCCGAAGATGCTACAGTAGCACGCAGTAACGCGCTGTCGGCGCTGCTGGACCACGAAGGAGTAATGGCGGATATTCGTGGCATTATGCTGTCAAACAATGCTGCTATGCGCCTTCAGGTACGGGATGTGGAGCGTTCGCTGTCTGCATCACGCCCGACGGATGCGCTGGCACCAGAATCAGTACGCCAGCAACTGGCCGACCTGGAAGCTCAAGGCGCACTGCCGCTGGATGCCTTTCGCCAGGCCTCGGAAACCACAGAGCGCCTGCAATGTCATGCGCGTGCAACGCTGAATGATCATGCCCCGGACTTTTCGCGTCTTACACAATTGCTGGCCCTATTGCCAGGAGCGGTGCAGAGCACCACGCCGGAGATCCCGCCGCAACCGCAGGCTGAACAGCCGGAGAACGCCGCCATCGATCATACTGAACAGATACAGGCAGAGCACGTTGTGCCACCGGTACATACTGCGGTGGGAATATCTCCGCTGCCCGGCGCAGAACCCCGGCAGATCCGTGACCGGAACGACGCGCTGGAACGTTTACGAGTTATACGTCGATGGTTTGAGCACAGCGAACCGAGCAGCCCGACTATTCCCTTGCTGCGCCAGGCGGAACGGCTGATTGGAAAACGCTTCTCGGAGGTAATAAATGAAATTCCAGCAGAACTGCTGGAGAAATGGGATGCGCTGGAATAA
- a CDS encoding class I SAM-dependent methyltransferase — translation MKPARNPQTVVAPDCWGDLPWGELYRKALERQLNPWFAKMYGFHLLKIGNLSAEINCEACAVSHQVNVSAQGTPVQVQVDPLHLPFADKSVDVCLLAHTLPWCTDPHRLLREADRVLIDDGWLVITGFNPISLMGLRKLVPVLRKTSPYNRRMFTLMRQLDWLSLLNFEVVHASRFHVLPWNKYGGKLLSTHIPALGCLQLIVARKRTIPLTLNPMKQSKNKPRIRQAVGATRQFRKPQA, via the coding sequence ATGAAACCGGCAAGGAACCCTCAAACTGTCGTGGCTCCTGATTGCTGGGGCGATTTGCCCTGGGGAGAGCTTTATCGCAAGGCGCTGGAGCGTCAGCTCAACCCATGGTTCGCTAAAATGTATGGTTTTCATCTGCTTAAGATTGGCAATTTAAGCGCAGAAATCAATTGCGAAGCGTGCGCGGTTTCTCATCAAGTGAATGTTTCTGCACAAGGAACGCCCGTACAAGTGCAGGTGGATCCGCTTCATCTTCCTTTTGCCGATAAATCCGTCGATGTTTGTCTACTGGCGCATACGTTGCCGTGGTGCACTGACCCGCATCGTTTATTACGCGAAGCCGATAGGGTATTGATTGATGATGGTTGGCTGGTTATTACTGGCTTCAATCCCATCAGTTTAATGGGATTACGTAAACTTGTGCCGGTATTGCGAAAAACATCGCCCTATAATAGACGGATGTTTACCCTGATGCGGCAACTGGACTGGCTTTCTTTGTTGAATTTTGAAGTAGTGCATGCCAGCCGTTTCCATGTTCTCCCGTGGAACAAATATGGTGGAAAACTATTGAGCACGCATATTCCTGCGCTTGGTTGCTTACAACTTATTGTTGCCCGGAAACGGACTATTCCTCTAACGCTCAACCCGATGAAACAGAGCAAAAACAAACCGCGAATTCGCCAGGCGGTTGGTGCCACCCGGCAATTTCGTAAGCCGCAGGCTTAA
- the mltD gene encoding murein transglycosylase D: protein MKAKAILLASVLLVGCQSTGNVQQHAQSLSAAGQGEAAKFTSQARWMDDGTSIAPDGDLWAFIGDELKMGIPENDRIREQKQKYLRNKSYLHDVTLRAEPYMYWIAGQVKKRNMPMELVLLPIVESAFDPHATSGANAAGIWQIIPSTGRNYGLKQTRNYDARRDVVASTTAALNMMQRLNKMFDGDWLLTVAAYNSGEGRVMKAIKTNKARGKSTDFWSLPLPQETKQYVPKMLALSDILKNSKRYGVRLPTTDESRALARVHLSSPVEMAKVADMAGISVSKLKTFNAGVKGSTLGASGPQYVMVPKKHADQLRESLASGEIAAVQSTLVADNTPLNSRVYTVRSGDTLSSIASRLGVSTKNLQQWNNLRGSKLKPGQSLTIGAGNSAQRLANNSDSITYRVRKGDSLSSIAKRHGVNIKDVMRWNSDTANLQPGDKLTLFVKNNNMPDS from the coding sequence ATGAAGGCAAAAGCGATATTACTCGCCTCTGTCCTGCTCGTAGGTTGCCAGAGTACCGGTAACGTTCAACAGCACGCACAGAGCCTTTCTGCAGCTGGTCAAGGGGAAGCAGCAAAGTTTACAAGTCAGGCACGATGGATGGACGATGGGACGTCTATCGCGCCAGATGGTGACTTGTGGGCTTTCATAGGCGACGAGCTAAAGATGGGAATTCCGGAAAATGACCGGATTCGCGAACAGAAACAGAAATATTTACGCAATAAGAGCTATCTCCACGATGTAACTTTACGGGCAGAGCCGTATATGTACTGGATTGCCGGGCAAGTTAAAAAACGTAACATGCCTATGGAACTGGTACTACTACCCATAGTGGAGAGCGCTTTTGATCCTCACGCAACGTCTGGCGCCAATGCCGCAGGCATCTGGCAGATCATTCCGAGCACGGGGCGCAATTATGGTTTGAAACAGACCCGCAATTATGATGCGCGTCGCGATGTTGTTGCTTCAACAACGGCTGCGCTGAACATGATGCAGCGTCTGAACAAAATGTTTGACGGCGACTGGCTTCTGACCGTAGCGGCTTATAACAGCGGCGAAGGTCGAGTCATGAAGGCAATTAAAACGAACAAAGCGCGTGGTAAATCCACAGACTTCTGGTCGTTACCGTTGCCACAGGAAACGAAGCAGTACGTGCCTAAAATGCTGGCATTGAGTGATATTCTCAAGAATAGCAAGCGTTATGGCGTACGTCTGCCGACGACCGATGAAAGCCGTGCTCTGGCGCGTGTACACCTGAGTAGCCCAGTTGAAATGGCGAAGGTTGCAGATATGGCGGGAATTTCTGTCAGCAAGCTGAAGACATTCAACGCTGGCGTAAAAGGTTCCACGCTGGGCGCAAGTGGTCCGCAATACGTGATGGTGCCAAAGAAACATGCAGATCAACTGCGTGAATCTCTGGCTTCAGGCGAAATTGCTGCCGTACAATCAACACTGGTTGCCGACAATACGCCACTTAACAGCCGTGTTTACACCGTACGCTCTGGCGACACGCTTTCAAGCATCGCTTCACGTCTCGGCGTAAGCACAAAGAATTTGCAGCAGTGGAACAATCTGCGCGGTTCTAAGCTGAAACCCGGCCAAAGTCTGACGATTGGCGCGGGTAATAGCGCACAGCGGCTGGCAAACAACAGCGATAGCATTACGTATCGTGTGCGCAAAGGCGATTCGCTTTCAAGCATTGCTAAGCGTCACGGCGTGAACATCAAAGATGTGATGCGCTGGAACAGCGACACTGCGAATCTGCAACCAGGCGATAAGCTGACGTTGTTTGTAAAAAACAACAACATGCCAGATTCCTGA
- a CDS encoding type VI secretion system accessory protein TagJ — MTNNNVLPAMLSALLRDYSVAEGIQIAEQQVKKQPTLASHRHNLFQLLCVTGCWSRALQQIQLCARIDANYTREAQIFGELIRCEIYRHTCFQGEQRPGFILSPPAWMENLLAALTGNTRGEAQEADVHRNRALEAITDTTGQWNGDKFDWISDSDSRTGPVLELIAGGVYIWLPFSQIRSLKSPRPVHLTDLLWKPVNITLHNGDTHSAWLFSRYSGSERASDTLRLCRETVWQDGPGDTLVTALGQKMWLTSHGDISLLDMTACTFNAPEGSDA, encoded by the coding sequence ATGACAAATAATAACGTGCTACCGGCGATGTTGTCGGCGCTGTTGCGGGATTATTCTGTAGCGGAAGGAATTCAGATAGCGGAGCAACAGGTAAAGAAGCAGCCGACGTTGGCTTCACATCGGCACAATCTGTTTCAGTTATTGTGCGTGACAGGCTGTTGGTCGCGGGCGCTACAACAAATTCAGCTTTGCGCCCGAATAGACGCTAATTATACCCGAGAGGCTCAGATATTTGGGGAGCTGATCCGCTGTGAGATATACCGCCACACCTGCTTTCAGGGGGAACAGCGTCCCGGTTTTATTCTCTCCCCGCCCGCGTGGATGGAGAATTTGCTGGCCGCCCTCACCGGTAACACCCGTGGTGAAGCGCAGGAAGCTGATGTCCACCGCAACCGCGCACTTGAGGCCATCACAGACACTACCGGGCAGTGGAATGGCGATAAATTTGACTGGATTAGTGACAGTGATTCCCGTACCGGCCCGGTACTCGAACTGATCGCGGGCGGTGTATATATCTGGCTGCCATTTTCACAAATTCGTTCGCTGAAATCGCCACGGCCCGTGCATCTGACCGATTTGCTCTGGAAACCCGTCAACATCACCCTGCATAACGGTGACACGCACAGCGCCTGGCTGTTTTCCCGCTACAGCGGTTCTGAAAGAGCTTCTGACACCTTACGCCTTTGCCGGGAAACCGTCTGGCAGGACGGGCCAGGAGATACCCTGGTTACGGCACTGGGACAAAAAATGTGGCTCACCAGTCACGGCGATATCAGCCTGCTGGATATGACCGCCTGTACCTTTAATGCGCCCGAAGGTAGTGACGCATGA